Genomic DNA from Alkalihalobacterium alkalinitrilicum:
ATATAACCCTAATGTAAATAAACCAAAGTCTCCCACTAATACTTGTTCAACAAGAAAGGGTGTATGGGAGAAAAAACGTTCTATTGGTTCAATAAGTCCTCCCTCAACCACAGGCTCTAAAGTACTTGCCAATAAATAGGCAGCATATACAGGTAAGCCATAAATACTAATGACTAATAGTAAATATAGCAATACTTTACTGCTTGAGAACGGAAATTTCGGAAATTTGTAAGCTCGCTTATTTATAGGATAGGAAGCATGTTCTTTCCTTAGTTCACTCATGACTCTATGCCCCTTTTTGAAAATGCGTATTAAAACAGATTATTATCGTTAACACTGGCACGAGTTGTCACAACAAGATAGGTCGTCAAGGAGCATATTTGCTTTCTGATAATAATCAAACAACTCTTTATCGAGCTCCATGCCTAGTTGCTCAGCTATTTCCTTAGCGACAACCGCAAATCGTTGCCGAAATTTATAAATGAAACAAAAAATGACATCTTGATGTCGAACTTGTGGTCCAACTAAAAACAATCCTTCTGAGATGGTTGACTCGTCTTTTTCAGTTAATTGAATCCGATTTTCTTCATCATAATAAAAATGCTCCAATATTAATGAAAGACTGCTTTTAAATCCAGTCGCTAAGATTGGTTGTGTTGGACTGAATATTACTTCTCCATTTTCCAGAAAAATTGAATAACCAGCTTCTACTTGTTCAACTTTTACTACTTTGCTGTTTCCTCTTAGTATCAAGTCTTCACAATCAATAACTTCTTCAAGACGGTCAAATGTAAAAGGAGATAAAGAAATACTTGGATCTGGATCGTGACTTGACCATGTATCACCCTTGGCTAATACCGTTACTTGCTTTCCATAATGAACAAGATGGATGGCAGCATCGATCCCACTTTCATACCCGCCAATGATAACAGCTTCACTTCCTTCAACCTCTCCCCAAGAAGAGACTTCACTGTTGTGAATACAAAGGTTTGCACCAGGAAATACCGTTTTATTTGGATACTGAAATTCTCCCCCAGCCCATACAACAAACTGAGTATGATATATGCCATTATTTGTTTTAATTTCAAAGCTTTCTGTTAGTTTTTCTAATTCAAAAACATCAACCCCAAATTGAATAGGTAACTTAAAATGGATTGCAACAGCTTCTAAATACTCAGCATATTCTTCCCCACTCAAATGTTCAGTTTGAAATGTATACCCTGGAGATGTCGCAGGAACGACTGCATTTAAATCTAATAGACCAAACCCATGACCAGGAAAAGATGGAGTTAATAATCTCATTTCTTCAGGCCATTTTTTAAAAGAACTGCCAATATAATCACGTTCTAAAACCACGAAATTATTTAATCCCATTTGAATAAACAATGCCCCAATCCCTACACCTGCAGGACCAGCTCCAACAATAATCACATCATAATAATTCTCTTTTTTCATTCTGTCTCCACCTCTATATAAAACGTAATAATTACGATTTTGTAATTACTATTATTCTCTACTTCCCTTTCTCTGTCAAACAAATCATTTTTATTAAATAGGTAATGATATTATAATATATAAATCAGAATGATTCTTAATTACTATTTGAAAGGAAGACAATATGGAAATGAAATTAATACCAAGTAAAGCCGAGCGCCATAAACGTTTTGGCTCAGTGCCTCCGATTAAAGGAGTTAAACCTTTAAAT
This window encodes:
- a CDS encoding NAD(P)/FAD-dependent oxidoreductase, whose protein sequence is MKKENYYDVIIVGAGPAGVGIGALFIQMGLNNFVVLERDYIGSSFKKWPEEMRLLTPSFPGHGFGLLDLNAVVPATSPGYTFQTEHLSGEEYAEYLEAVAIHFKLPIQFGVDVFELEKLTESFEIKTNNGIYHTQFVVWAGGEFQYPNKTVFPGANLCIHNSEVSSWGEVEGSEAVIIGGYESGIDAAIHLVHYGKQVTVLAKGDTWSSHDPDPSISLSPFTFDRLEEVIDCEDLILRGNSKVVKVEQVEAGYSIFLENGEVIFSPTQPILATGFKSSLSLILEHFYYDEENRIQLTEKDESTISEGLFLVGPQVRHQDVIFCFIYKFRQRFAVVAKEIAEQLGMELDKELFDYYQKANMLLDDLSCCDNSCQC